From one Simplicispira suum genomic stretch:
- a CDS encoding AI-2E family transporter, which translates to MTRPPPAARAPRPSPSGAQAPWPLPRGIALASYLLMAGGLLLVMWRGLLPGLLSLCLGFLVTRALARWLVPVWPGAPKKPSTAPPARGAQVLAAAIVMLLPLGLLIFGVTHSRGYIVEAPQQYRELLDYMARTVLELRDKLPHDVAAYLPDGADGIQRTIAAYLAAKAGALAMAGRAWLGGLLYAYVGLLIGALAAVRTISNGGGPLALALTKRLRTFGEAFQQIVAAQIWIAAFNTALTALFLLFLLPLWGERLPYTPALITLTFVAGLVPIVGNLLCNTVITIVALSVSPQAAAACLGFLVLIHKAEYVINARVVGQRTHMAVWELLTVMFVAEAVFGPAGLVAAPLFYAYLKKELAAGALV; encoded by the coding sequence GTGACACGGCCACCGCCTGCGGCGCGCGCGCCGCGCCCTTCCCCTTCCGGCGCCCAAGCGCCGTGGCCACTGCCGCGAGGCATTGCTCTGGCGAGCTACCTGCTGATGGCCGGCGGCTTGCTCCTGGTGATGTGGCGCGGCCTGTTGCCTGGCCTGTTGTCGCTGTGTCTCGGCTTCCTGGTGACGCGGGCGCTGGCACGCTGGCTGGTGCCGGTATGGCCTGGCGCTCCCAAAAAGCCAAGCACCGCTCCACCGGCACGCGGTGCGCAGGTGCTGGCCGCAGCCATCGTCATGCTGCTGCCGCTTGGGCTGCTGATTTTTGGCGTCACGCATTCGCGCGGCTACATCGTCGAAGCACCCCAGCAGTACCGCGAACTGCTCGATTACATGGCGCGCACGGTGCTGGAGCTGCGCGACAAGCTCCCGCACGATGTGGCCGCCTACCTGCCCGACGGTGCCGACGGCATCCAGCGCACCATTGCCGCTTACCTCGCTGCCAAGGCCGGTGCGCTTGCCATGGCGGGGCGTGCCTGGCTTGGCGGCCTGCTCTATGCGTACGTGGGCCTGCTCATTGGCGCGCTGGCTGCCGTGCGCACGATCTCGAATGGGGGCGGCCCGCTGGCGCTGGCGCTGACGAAGCGCTTGCGGACCTTTGGTGAGGCGTTCCAGCAGATCGTGGCCGCACAAATCTGGATTGCGGCATTCAACACAGCCCTGACCGCCCTCTTCCTGCTTTTCCTTCTGCCACTGTGGGGCGAGCGCCTGCCTTACACGCCAGCGCTGATCACCCTGACCTTTGTCGCCGGCTTGGTGCCCATCGTCGGCAACCTGCTGTGCAACACCGTGATCACCATCGTCGCGCTGTCCGTCTCGCCGCAGGCCGCCGCCGCCTGCCTGGGCTTTCTGGTGCTGATTCACAAGGCCGAATACGTCATCAACGCGCGCGTGGTCGGGCAGCGCACCCACATGGCGGTGTGGGAACTGCTCACGGTCATGTTCGTGGCCGAAGCGGTGTTTGGCCCCGCTGGCCTGGTGGCGGCGCCCCTGTTCTACGCCTACTTGAAAAAAGAGCTGGCCGCAGGCGCTTTGGTTTGA
- a CDS encoding DUF3579 domain-containing protein yields MAHSSSPEVFIQGITSSGKTFRPSDWAERLAGVMSSFRPGGVQPGSHLRYSPWCIPKVINGVKCVVVYPALRDYEPMAWDFVMNFARDNDLQVAEACLLPDGPLEAKP; encoded by the coding sequence ATGGCCCATTCCTCGTCTCCAGAAGTCTTCATCCAGGGCATCACGTCCAGTGGCAAGACCTTCCGTCCGAGCGATTGGGCCGAGCGCCTTGCGGGCGTAATGAGCAGCTTTCGCCCCGGCGGCGTGCAGCCGGGCAGCCACTTGCGTTACTCGCCCTGGTGCATTCCCAAGGTCATCAACGGCGTGAAATGCGTCGTCGTCTACCCAGCGCTGCGCGACTATGAGCCCATGGCCTGGGATTTCGTGATGAACTTTGCGCGCGACAACGATCTGCAGGTGGCTGAGGCGTGTTTGCTGCCTGACGGGCCCCTTGAGGCGAAGCCCTGA
- a CDS encoding HAD family hydrolase — MNRPSAPNAPDAPALPRLALFDLDHTLLPIDSDYEWGEFTQRIGWTDPVEFGQRNAEFYAHYQAGTLDVHDYVRFATEALCQRGPEAAAAAQAQFLREVVEPAIRPQALALVRQHQAAGDTVLVITATNEFVTRPIAQKLGVQELLAVELERDAAGWFTGAIRGVPSMREGKVLRMEQWLAARGLAWSTVHSTFYSDSMNDLPLLERVNAPVATNPDARLRTLATQRGWRILDLFPQG, encoded by the coding sequence ATGAACCGACCCTCTGCACCGAACGCACCGGACGCCCCGGCCTTGCCCCGGCTGGCCCTGTTTGATCTGGACCACACGCTGCTGCCCATTGATTCCGATTACGAATGGGGCGAGTTCACGCAGCGCATCGGCTGGACGGACCCGGTGGAATTCGGCCAGCGCAATGCCGAGTTCTATGCGCATTACCAGGCCGGCACCCTGGACGTGCACGACTACGTGCGCTTTGCCACCGAGGCGCTGTGCCAGCGCGGACCGGAGGCAGCCGCCGCAGCACAGGCGCAGTTTCTGCGCGAGGTGGTGGAGCCCGCCATCCGCCCGCAGGCACTGGCGCTGGTGCGCCAGCACCAGGCGGCGGGCGATACGGTGCTTGTGATTACCGCCACCAACGAATTTGTCACCCGCCCGATTGCCCAAAAACTGGGCGTGCAGGAGCTGCTGGCCGTGGAGCTTGAGCGCGATGCCGCGGGCTGGTTTACGGGCGCGATCCGCGGCGTGCCGTCCATGCGCGAGGGCAAGGTGCTGCGCATGGAACAATGGCTGGCTGCGCGGGGCCTCGCCTGGAGCACGGTGCACAGCACCTTCTACAGCGACTCGATGAACGACCTTCCCTTGCTCGAGCGCGTCAACGCGCCCGTGGCCACCAACCCCGACGCACGCCTGCGCACCCTTGCGACGCAGCGCGGCTGGCGCATCCTGGACCTGTTTCCCCAGGGCTGA
- a CDS encoding SirB1 family protein, with protein MSLSFALPTPLEYFASLVQSDAQFPLLEAAASVAMDEYPALDMQGLLGDMDLLCARLSRKVARDAPALDRLRALNQFFFTDLGFAGNVNDYYDAENSYLNSVLRTRRGIPISLAILWLEMAQTLGLHVRGVAFPGHFMVKALLPRGQVLIDPFTGESLSREELVERLQPFQPSGSAEGEPPLGLYLQAAQPREIMARMLRNLKEVHRANGDWARLLAVQERLVLLLPAAWDEVRDRGLAHAECGNPGLAVADLETYLSHVRGDDNTEVLANRLQLLRRALG; from the coding sequence ATGTCGTTGAGCTTTGCCCTTCCCACGCCGCTCGAATACTTCGCCTCGCTGGTGCAAAGCGACGCGCAGTTTCCTTTGCTGGAGGCTGCCGCCAGCGTCGCCATGGACGAGTATCCCGCGCTGGACATGCAAGGCCTGCTGGGGGACATGGATCTGCTCTGCGCGCGCCTCTCGCGCAAGGTGGCGCGCGATGCGCCTGCGCTGGACCGGTTGCGCGCCCTGAACCAGTTTTTCTTCACCGATCTGGGATTTGCGGGCAACGTCAACGACTATTACGACGCCGAAAACAGCTATCTCAACAGCGTTTTGCGTACGCGCCGGGGCATTCCCATCAGTCTGGCCATACTGTGGCTGGAAATGGCGCAAACCCTGGGGCTGCACGTGCGTGGCGTGGCGTTTCCCGGTCATTTCATGGTCAAGGCCTTGCTGCCACGGGGCCAAGTGCTGATCGATCCCTTTACCGGCGAATCGCTCTCGCGCGAGGAACTGGTCGAGCGCCTGCAGCCGTTCCAGCCCAGCGGCAGTGCCGAGGGCGAGCCGCCGCTGGGCCTGTACCTGCAAGCCGCGCAGCCGCGCGAGATCATGGCGCGCATGCTGCGCAACCTCAAGGAAGTGCACCGGGCCAATGGCGACTGGGCCCGCTTGCTGGCGGTGCAGGAGCGTTTGGTGCTGCTGCTTCCTGCCGCCTGGGACGAAGTGCGCGATCGCGGCCTGGCCCACGCCGAGTGTGGCAACCCTGGCTTGGCCGTGGCCGATCTCGAAACCTACTTGTCGCATGTGCGTGGCGACGACAACACCGAAGTTCTCGCCAACCGGTTGCAGCTCTTGCGCCGGGCCCTGGGCTGA
- a CDS encoding alpha/beta hydrolase family esterase gives MARRPASPLLALARAYQRQVRALARAARPARTPAAPLRVPARKRPQAPKPAAAKRAPPAPAALGQWLAGIAPGPAGARRYHLYVPPGVTAASRMRLPLLVMLHGCGQTGHSFAASTRMNQRAARERFLVLYPEQERMANAQGCWNWFERRSGRADAEADTVLAAIDQVARRYAVHPDRIGVAGMSAGASMAAWLALRAPQRFCALAMHSGAAPGSADSAATALAAMRGDRLPRRPEVATGAELPAAAPPMLPPLLLLHGESDPVVSVRSAQHTAAWWAQALGARAGAPRMQQRGARRATRLTEFRARGRVQVALREIEGLGHAWSGGAPRVAYSDPTGPDASTLVWAFMARQFAGMA, from the coding sequence ATGGCGCGTCGGCCTGCTTCGCCCCTGCTGGCACTGGCGCGCGCCTACCAGCGCCAAGTTCGCGCCCTGGCCCGAGCGGCGCGGCCCGCGCGGACCCCCGCTGCGCCGCTGCGGGTGCCCGCGCGCAAGCGCCCCCAAGCGCCCAAACCGGCCGCCGCAAAACGTGCGCCGCCGGCTCCTGCGGCGCTGGGCCAATGGCTGGCAGGTATTGCGCCGGGGCCGGCCGGGGCACGCCGCTACCACTTGTATGTGCCGCCCGGCGTCACTGCAGCCAGCCGCATGCGGCTGCCGCTGCTGGTGATGCTGCACGGCTGCGGCCAAACCGGCCACAGCTTTGCTGCCAGCACGCGCATGAACCAGCGCGCGGCGCGCGAGCGCTTTCTGGTGCTCTACCCGGAGCAGGAGCGCATGGCCAATGCGCAGGGCTGCTGGAACTGGTTTGAGCGCCGCAGCGGCCGCGCCGATGCCGAAGCCGACACCGTACTCGCCGCCATCGACCAAGTCGCGCGGCGCTATGCGGTGCACCCGGATCGCATTGGTGTTGCCGGTATGTCGGCCGGTGCCAGCATGGCGGCCTGGCTCGCGCTGCGCGCGCCGCAGCGATTTTGTGCGCTGGCCATGCACTCAGGTGCAGCGCCCGGCAGTGCCGATTCGGCTGCGACGGCGCTCGCGGCGATGCGCGGTGATCGCCTGCCGCGCCGGCCTGAGGTTGCAACCGGCGCTGAGCTGCCTGCTGCGGCCCCGCCCATGCTGCCACCGCTTCTGCTGCTGCATGGCGAGTCGGATCCGGTGGTGTCGGTGCGCAGCGCGCAGCACACGGCCGCTTGGTGGGCGCAGGCGCTGGGCGCGCGTGCCGGAGCGCCACGCATGCAGCAGCGCGGCGCGCGCCGCGCCACCCGCTTGACGGAGTTCCGTGCGCGCGGTCGGGTGCAAGTGGCACTGCGGGAAATCGAAGGCCTTGGCCACGCCTGGAGCGGCGGTGCGCCGCGTGTGGCCTACAGCGACCCGACGGGGCCCGATGCGTCGACGCTGGTCTGGGCGTTCATGGCGCGCCAGTTCGCCGGCATGGCATGA
- the murJ gene encoding murein biosynthesis integral membrane protein MurJ, which produces MSLLKAASTVSLLTLASRITGLVRDLLMASIFGANALTDAFNVAFRIPNLFRRLFAEGAFSQAFVPVLATTRAQQGDDATRVLIGSVATVLAWALLATCILGVIGAPVLVWALASGLRQSPEGYAGAVLMTRWMFPYIGFMSLVALSAGILNTWKHFAVPAASPVLLNFSMIAAAWFGAPLFRGWGIEPIYAMAGGVVLGGVLQLAIQVPALLRLALLPRIGLSVAALRKAWSDPGVRRVLTLMAPILLGVGVAQLSLLINTQIASYLAPGSVTWLFYADRLMEFPTALLGVALGVVLTPQLTAARAEGDAARYSAMLDWGLRIVVLLAVPSAVALLTFSTPLVATLFHHGELQASDVAEIALALSGYGAGLLGLVAIKVLAPGYYASQDVRTPVKIGIAVLVITQLLNIVLVPRMAHAGLALSIGLGALVNALWLLIGLLRRGSFQPAPGWALFGAQVVAASLLLGAMLLWVSAYFPWIALGDAGGKRVLLLGAWMAVAAVLYFGVLRISGLRVGALVRR; this is translated from the coding sequence GTGTCTCTGCTCAAAGCCGCCTCTACCGTCTCGCTGCTCACCCTGGCGTCCCGCATCACGGGTCTCGTGCGTGACTTGCTCATGGCGTCCATCTTCGGCGCCAATGCGCTGACCGACGCGTTCAACGTCGCCTTTCGCATCCCCAACCTGTTTCGCCGGCTGTTTGCCGAAGGCGCTTTCAGCCAGGCCTTTGTGCCGGTATTGGCGACCACGCGCGCCCAACAAGGCGATGATGCCACCCGCGTGTTGATCGGCAGTGTGGCCACGGTGCTGGCGTGGGCCCTGCTGGCCACCTGCATTTTGGGAGTGATCGGGGCGCCGGTGCTGGTCTGGGCCTTGGCCAGCGGTTTGCGCCAGAGCCCCGAAGGCTATGCCGGCGCAGTGCTGATGACGCGCTGGATGTTCCCCTACATCGGCTTCATGTCGCTGGTGGCGCTGTCGGCGGGTATTCTGAACACCTGGAAGCACTTTGCCGTGCCTGCAGCGTCGCCCGTCCTGCTTAATTTTTCCATGATTGCTGCCGCCTGGTTTGGCGCACCGCTGTTTCGCGGCTGGGGCATTGAGCCGATTTACGCAATGGCGGGCGGTGTGGTGCTGGGCGGCGTGCTGCAGCTGGCGATCCAGGTGCCGGCTTTGTTGCGGCTGGCGCTGCTCCCGCGCATTGGATTGAGCGTTGCCGCCCTGCGCAAGGCCTGGAGTGACCCCGGCGTGCGGCGTGTGCTTACGCTGATGGCGCCCATTTTGCTGGGCGTGGGGGTGGCGCAGCTTTCATTGCTGATCAATACCCAGATTGCTTCGTATTTGGCGCCGGGCAGCGTGACCTGGCTGTTCTATGCCGACCGTTTGATGGAATTCCCCACTGCGTTGCTGGGCGTGGCGCTGGGCGTGGTGCTGACGCCGCAGCTCACCGCCGCGCGAGCCGAGGGCGATGCTGCACGTTATTCCGCCATGCTCGACTGGGGTCTGCGCATCGTCGTATTGCTGGCCGTGCCCAGCGCTGTGGCGCTGCTCACCTTTTCCACGCCGCTCGTGGCGACGCTGTTCCACCACGGCGAGCTGCAGGCAAGCGATGTGGCGGAGATCGCGCTGGCGCTCTCGGGCTACGGCGCAGGTTTGTTGGGATTGGTGGCGATCAAGGTGCTGGCGCCGGGCTACTACGCCAGCCAGGATGTGCGCACGCCGGTCAAGATCGGCATTGCCGTGCTGGTGATCACGCAGCTACTCAACATTGTGCTGGTGCCGCGCATGGCCCACGCGGGGCTGGCACTGTCCATTGGCCTGGGGGCGCTGGTCAATGCCTTGTGGCTGCTTATCGGCTTGCTGCGCCGGGGCAGTTTTCAGCCGGCCCCCGGCTGGGCGCTGTTTGGCGCGCAGGTGGTGGCTGCCAGCCTGCTCCTGGGCGCCATGCTGTTGTGGGTGTCGGCGTATTTCCCCTGGATCGCCCTGGGCGACGCCGGCGGCAAGCGCGTGCTCTTGCTTGGCGCCTGGATGGCCGTGGCTGCGGTGCTGTATTTCGGCGTGCTGCGCATTTCGGGTCTGCGGGTGGGCGCACTGGTACGGAGATAG
- the hda gene encoding DnaA regulatory inactivator Hda has protein sequence MKQLALDIGLAPVPTLEAFFGGPNAAALQHVRMAIAGGSVRSPVPTYLWGESGTGKSHLLRAVREALREQGASCGWCDAGTQRPPAFDDHWSAVLLDDVHLYSTQQQAQAFNWFVNALSPAHGAPRWVLAAGQLPPADLPLRDDLRTRLGWGHIFQLQWLDETERRAVLRQHADARGIFLGDEVIAFMLSRFSRDLGSLMQLLDRLDRHALRKQRAITVPLLKDMLGSE, from the coding sequence ATGAAGCAGCTTGCACTCGATATTGGCCTGGCGCCTGTGCCCACGCTGGAGGCATTTTTTGGCGGCCCCAATGCGGCTGCGCTGCAGCATGTGCGCATGGCGATTGCGGGCGGCAGCGTCCGCTCGCCGGTGCCGACCTACCTGTGGGGCGAGTCGGGCACCGGAAAATCGCATCTGCTGCGCGCTGTGCGCGAAGCGCTGCGCGAACAAGGCGCCAGTTGCGGCTGGTGCGATGCCGGCACCCAGCGGCCGCCGGCCTTTGATGACCATTGGTCGGCCGTGCTGCTCGACGATGTCCATCTCTATAGCACGCAGCAGCAGGCCCAGGCCTTCAACTGGTTTGTGAATGCCCTGAGCCCGGCACACGGTGCGCCGCGCTGGGTACTGGCGGCGGGGCAGCTGCCGCCGGCCGATCTGCCGCTGCGCGACGATTTGCGCACGCGGCTGGGCTGGGGCCATATATTTCAATTGCAGTGGCTCGATGAGACCGAACGGCGCGCCGTGCTGCGCCAGCATGCAGACGCACGCGGCATTTTTTTGGGCGACGAGGTCATCGCTTTCATGCTCAGCCGCTTCTCGCGCGACCTGGGCAGCCTGATGCAACTGCTCGACCGCCTCGACCGCCACGCCCTGCGCAAGCAGCGCGCCATCACGGTGCCGCTGCTCAAGGACATGCTTGGCTCCGAATAG
- the purM gene encoding phosphoribosylformylglycinamidine cyclo-ligase, with the protein MSSTTPSHSSAPISYKDAGVDIVAGDALIDRIKPLAKKTMRDGVLAGIGGFGALFEVPKRYQEPVLVSGTDGVGTKLKLAFEWNMHDTVGIDLVAMSVNDVLVQGAEPLFFLDYFACGKLDVDTAAAVVGGIAQGCELSGCALIGGETAEMPGMYPPGEYDLAGFAVGAVEKSKILGGADVRVGDVVLGLASSGVHSNGFSLVRKCIARAEENGTVPAMLDGKPFREALMEPTRLYVKPMLAALAAHPVAEGGSRGIKALAHITGGGLLENIPRVLPEGLAAHLRQGSWPKTELFAWLQATAAISDEEMNRTFNNGIGMVVVVAPEDAQAVTSQLAAAGEAVHRLGQIAPLGDGQAVVVA; encoded by the coding sequence ATGAGTTCCACCACGCCATCCCACTCCAGCGCACCGATTTCCTACAAGGACGCGGGGGTAGACATCGTCGCCGGTGACGCGCTGATCGATCGCATCAAACCGCTGGCCAAAAAGACCATGCGGGACGGCGTGCTCGCCGGTATTGGCGGCTTTGGCGCCCTGTTTGAAGTGCCCAAGCGCTACCAGGAACCGGTGCTGGTCAGCGGCACCGACGGTGTGGGCACCAAGCTCAAGCTGGCTTTTGAATGGAACATGCACGACACGGTCGGCATCGATCTGGTGGCCATGAGCGTCAACGACGTGCTGGTGCAAGGCGCAGAACCTTTGTTTTTCCTCGACTATTTCGCTTGCGGCAAGCTCGATGTGGACACGGCCGCTGCCGTGGTGGGCGGCATTGCCCAGGGCTGCGAACTCTCGGGCTGCGCGCTGATCGGCGGCGAAACGGCCGAGATGCCCGGCATGTACCCGCCCGGAGAATACGACCTGGCGGGCTTTGCCGTGGGTGCCGTGGAGAAATCCAAGATTCTGGGCGGAGCCGATGTGCGCGTGGGCGACGTGGTGCTGGGCCTGGCCTCCAGCGGCGTGCATTCCAACGGTTTCAGCCTGGTGCGCAAGTGCATTGCGCGCGCCGAAGAGAACGGCACCGTGCCGGCCATGCTGGACGGCAAACCGTTTCGAGAGGCCCTGATGGAGCCCACGCGCCTGTACGTCAAACCCATGCTGGCTGCGCTGGCGGCGCACCCGGTGGCCGAAGGCGGAAGCCGGGGCATCAAGGCGCTGGCACACATCACCGGCGGTGGGCTGCTGGAGAACATTCCCCGCGTGCTGCCCGAAGGCCTGGCCGCGCATCTCCGGCAAGGGAGCTGGCCAAAGACCGAATTGTTTGCCTGGCTCCAGGCCACGGCTGCCATTTCTGACGAAGAGATGAACCGCACCTTCAACAATGGCATTGGCATGGTGGTGGTGGTGGCGCCCGAGGATGCGCAGGCTGTCACCAGCCAGTTGGCCGCAGCCGGCGAGGCGGTGCACCGCTTGGGCCAGATTGCGCCGCTCGGAGACGGCCAGGCAGTCGTCGTAGCGTGA
- a CDS encoding cysteine hydrolase family protein, with product MKTCLIVIDVQESFRHRPYFTDTALPAYLQAQNALIAGCVARGVPVARVLHTDGPEQMDNPFAQVSGQVRPLDGLMAFDAAASFTKSRHSALVGTGLDVWLTTNGIGRLIVSGIRTEQCCETTTRHASDLGWQVDFVPDATLTWDMVQPDGTPLLAADIKARTATVLAGRFATLCTVDEALGRTSA from the coding sequence ATGAAAACCTGTCTGATAGTGATCGATGTTCAGGAATCGTTTCGCCACCGCCCCTACTTCACGGACACCGCCTTGCCGGCCTACCTGCAGGCGCAGAACGCCCTGATTGCCGGTTGTGTGGCGCGCGGCGTTCCCGTGGCGCGCGTGCTGCATACCGATGGCCCGGAACAAATGGACAACCCCTTTGCCCAGGTGTCTGGCCAGGTGCGGCCGCTGGACGGGCTGATGGCTTTCGACGCTGCCGCCAGCTTCACCAAATCGCGCCACAGCGCACTGGTGGGCACGGGCCTGGACGTCTGGTTGACCACCAACGGCATCGGCCGGCTGATCGTCAGTGGCATCCGCACCGAGCAATGCTGCGAGACCACCACGCGCCATGCCAGTGACCTCGGCTGGCAGGTCGATTTCGTTCCCGACGCCACCCTCACCTGGGACATGGTGCAGCCGGACGGCACGCCGCTCTTGGCGGCCGACATCAAGGCGCGCACGGCCACGGTGCTGGCGGGGCGCTTTGCCACGCTGTGCACGGTGGATGAAGCACTGGGGCGCACCAGCGCATGA
- a CDS encoding universal stress protein yields the protein MTILVAYAPRPEGWAALDKGIEMAKERQEHLLIVNAGPGGQQEDPALAPGYEVERIEGLLAAKDVKGEFKQFVRGKTAVEEIDALVEEGDISILIIGLRRRTAVGKLILGSVAQEILMTVSCPVLCVKAPGA from the coding sequence ATGACCATCCTCGTCGCATACGCGCCCCGCCCCGAAGGCTGGGCCGCACTGGACAAGGGCATTGAAATGGCCAAAGAGCGCCAGGAACACTTGCTGATCGTGAACGCCGGCCCCGGTGGCCAGCAGGAAGATCCTGCGCTGGCACCCGGCTATGAAGTGGAGCGCATCGAAGGCTTGCTCGCTGCCAAAGATGTCAAGGGGGAATTCAAGCAATTCGTCCGCGGCAAGACGGCCGTGGAAGAAATCGATGCCCTGGTCGAAGAGGGCGATATCTCCATTCTGATCATCGGCCTGCGCCGGCGCACGGCTGTCGGCAAGCTGATTCTGGGCAGCGTGGCCCAGGAGATTTTGATGACGGTGTCGTGCCCGGTGCTGTGCGTCAAGGCCCCCGGCGCATAA
- a CDS encoding GlxA family transcriptional regulator, with protein MTRPTAAEPIHVWFALLPGSLALDWAGPAEALRSANTWLAARGEPERFVLHFTAPRPTLTSSVGLQLSGLEPLPASLPAPSWVVIVGMTGNAIDVAGEDTLNLLHWLRGLRLVAGRLELLTVCAGAVLAAHAGQLAGRRATTHHQHLDELAAIEPRCDVVANRVFVSDGALYSSAGVATGIDLTLHRIAETCGPAIAAHVAQTLVLAQRRGPEDPQLSPFLDHRNHLHAALHRVQDAVTQAPQQAWSVSAMAAIACTSPRHLTRLFVEHAGIAPLAWLRRIRLATAEAALRAGHQVTQAAALAGFGSDTQLRRAWHQFGRAGTPSHLGRRSH; from the coding sequence ATGACACGCCCCACCGCCGCAGAGCCCATCCACGTCTGGTTCGCCCTGCTGCCCGGCAGCCTGGCGCTGGACTGGGCGGGTCCGGCCGAAGCGCTGCGCAGCGCCAACACCTGGCTGGCCGCGCGCGGCGAGCCCGAGCGCTTTGTGCTGCACTTCACCGCGCCCCGCCCCACGCTCACCAGTTCCGTCGGGCTGCAGCTCAGCGGCCTGGAGCCCTTGCCGGCGAGTCTGCCAGCGCCTTCCTGGGTGGTCATCGTGGGGATGACCGGCAACGCCATTGACGTGGCGGGCGAAGACACCCTGAACCTGCTGCACTGGCTGCGCGGCCTGCGCCTGGTGGCGGGCCGGCTGGAGCTGCTCACCGTCTGCGCCGGCGCGGTGCTGGCGGCGCACGCGGGCCAGCTCGCAGGCCGGCGCGCCACCACGCACCACCAGCATCTGGACGAACTCGCGGCCATCGAACCACGCTGCGACGTGGTCGCCAACCGCGTGTTTGTGAGCGACGGCGCGCTCTACAGCAGCGCCGGCGTGGCCACCGGCATCGATCTGACCCTGCACCGCATCGCCGAAACCTGTGGTCCGGCGATTGCTGCACACGTGGCGCAAACGCTGGTGCTGGCGCAGCGGCGCGGCCCCGAAGACCCGCAGCTCTCGCCCTTTCTGGACCACCGCAACCACCTGCACGCCGCGCTGCACCGCGTGCAGGACGCCGTGACCCAGGCACCGCAACAGGCATGGAGTGTCTCGGCCATGGCCGCCATCGCATGCACATCGCCGCGCCACCTGACGCGCCTGTTCGTGGAGCACGCAGGCATTGCACCCCTGGCCTGGCTGCGCCGCATCCGGCTGGCAACCGCCGAGGCGGCTTTGCGTGCGGGCCACCAGGTCACGCAGGCGGCAGCGCTGGCAGGTTTTGGCTCAGACACCCAGCTGCGCCGGGCCTGGCACCAGTTCGGGCGCGCGGGAACACCCTCCCACCTGGGGCGGCGATCGCACTGA
- the rpsT gene encoding 30S ribosomal protein S20 encodes MASTKPKKKNPRLASGRKRVRQGTKLNAANTSLRSKYRTAVKNVEKAVLAGDKTKATELFGKMQAVVDTIADKGIFHKNKAARDKSRLSSKVKALALAA; translated from the coding sequence ATGGCATCCACCAAGCCCAAGAAAAAGAACCCACGCCTCGCGTCGGGCCGCAAACGCGTCCGTCAGGGCACCAAGCTCAACGCGGCCAACACCTCGCTGCGCTCCAAATACCGCACCGCCGTGAAGAACGTTGAAAAAGCCGTGCTCGCTGGCGACAAAACCAAAGCCACCGAACTCTTCGGCAAGATGCAGGCCGTGGTCGACACCATTGCCGACAAGGGCATCTTCCACAAGAACAAGGCAGCTCGCGACAAGAGCCGCCTGTCCTCCAAGGTGAAAGCCTTGGCACTCGCCGCCTGA